In Pollutimonas sp. M17, a single genomic region encodes these proteins:
- a CDS encoding DUF1854 domain-containing protein gives MKNSKTLRRVDLPLQRDAFGRLHLAPDGKAGPALTPVRSFPISAPGEGIALVDAEGSEQAWIESLDELPDDVRSLLQEELASREFMPRIQRIRQISSFATPSTWQVETDRGDTTLLLKAEEDIRRLSATALLIIDGHGIQFLIGNVAGLDKGSRRLLDHFL, from the coding sequence ATGAAGAACAGCAAGACCTTGCGCCGTGTCGACTTGCCGCTCCAGCGCGACGCCTTCGGCCGGCTGCATCTGGCACCGGACGGCAAGGCGGGGCCGGCCCTGACGCCGGTGCGCAGCTTTCCCATTTCGGCGCCCGGAGAAGGGATCGCGCTGGTCGATGCGGAAGGCTCGGAACAGGCCTGGATAGAAAGCCTCGACGAGTTGCCCGACGACGTGCGCTCCTTGCTTCAAGAGGAATTGGCCAGCCGCGAATTCATGCCGCGCATCCAGCGCATCCGGCAGATATCCAGCTTCGCCACGCCCAGCACCTGGCAGGTGGAAACCGACAGGGGCGACACCACCCTGCTGCTCAAGGCCGAGGAAGACATACGCCGGCTGTCGGCCACGGCCCTCCTGATCATAGACGGCCACGGCATCCAGTTTCTGATCGGCAATGTGGCCGGGCTGGACAAGGGCAGCCGCCGCTTGCTCGACCACTTCCTATAG
- the cphA gene encoding cyanophycin synthetase — MQKKNIEFINMMMLRGPNIWAYRPVIEAWVDIGELEDYPSNVIPGFYERLVQWLPSLIEHRCSVGERGGFLQRLRQGTWPGHILEHVTLELQNLAGMPGGLGRARETSVRGVYKVIVRAWHEPVTRAALYSARDLVMAAIEDREFDVQAAVDALRDLAEDLRLGPSTACIVEAADDRDIPTIRLSEANLVQLGYGARQRRIWTAETDRTSAIAESVSRNKDLTKSLLQACGVPVPEGRLVDSMEEAWEAAQDIGLPVVVKPSDGNHGRGVFTNLMTRAEIETAFAVAVDEGSGVVVERFVHGDEHRVLVVGGRMVAAARGDAATVVGDGVSTIEELIESQLNSDPRRGRDEDHPLNPIRVDSAARLELARQNLGPGAIPAADMRVLIQRNGNVSIDVTDAVHPSVAAAVELAARIVGLDVAGVDLVAEDISAPLDGQRGAIVEVNAGPGLLMHLKPAAGEPRPVGQAIVDHLFPPGDIGHIPLVGITGSKGKTTVARLLARMLQLSNLHTGLACSNGLFFGRRHVQKTDGANWAAARRVLLNRGVQAGVMENGPLSILGEGLAYDRCKVGIVTNLDPEGILPEFYIDDAEQLAKVLRTQVDVVLPDGTAVLNADDPLVADMAGLCDGQVIFFGSDARAPAIAAHRVQGGRAVFLDGGRIVLAEGAHEAALTDLQAIPLTEGGTLDVQNMNVLAAVAAAWALDVHEDLIRAGIETFGLEAGESFAEASALLIETPA, encoded by the coding sequence ATGCAAAAGAAAAACATCGAGTTCATCAACATGATGATGCTGCGCGGACCCAATATCTGGGCATACCGTCCGGTCATCGAGGCATGGGTCGATATAGGCGAACTGGAAGACTACCCTTCCAACGTCATCCCGGGCTTCTACGAGCGCCTGGTGCAGTGGCTGCCGTCGCTGATCGAGCATCGCTGCAGCGTCGGGGAGCGCGGCGGCTTTCTTCAACGCCTGCGGCAGGGCACCTGGCCGGGCCATATTCTCGAACACGTCACGCTGGAGCTGCAGAACCTGGCCGGCATGCCCGGCGGCCTGGGCAGGGCGCGCGAGACGTCCGTGCGCGGGGTCTACAAGGTCATTGTCCGCGCCTGGCATGAGCCGGTCACGCGCGCCGCCCTGTATTCCGCCCGTGACCTGGTGATGGCGGCCATCGAGGATCGCGAGTTCGACGTTCAGGCCGCGGTTGATGCATTGCGCGACCTGGCCGAGGACCTGCGCCTGGGGCCCAGCACCGCATGCATCGTCGAGGCGGCCGATGACCGGGACATTCCAACCATCCGGCTTAGCGAGGCCAACCTGGTGCAGTTGGGTTATGGCGCCCGCCAGCGGCGTATCTGGACGGCCGAAACCGACCGGACCAGCGCCATCGCCGAAAGCGTGTCCCGCAACAAGGATCTGACCAAGAGCCTGCTCCAGGCCTGCGGCGTGCCGGTTCCCGAAGGCCGGCTGGTGGACAGCATGGAAGAGGCGTGGGAAGCTGCGCAGGACATCGGCCTGCCCGTCGTCGTGAAGCCATCCGACGGTAATCATGGGCGCGGGGTGTTCACCAACCTGATGACGCGGGCTGAAATAGAGACGGCCTTCGCCGTTGCCGTGGATGAAGGCAGCGGCGTCGTCGTCGAGCGCTTCGTGCACGGGGACGAGCATCGCGTTCTGGTTGTGGGCGGCCGCATGGTGGCGGCCGCGCGCGGGGATGCCGCCACCGTCGTGGGCGATGGCGTGAGCACGATAGAAGAGCTGATCGAGTCGCAGCTGAATTCCGATCCGCGCCGTGGTCGCGACGAGGATCATCCGCTCAACCCGATACGCGTCGATTCGGCCGCCCGGCTGGAGCTTGCGCGCCAGAACCTGGGCCCCGGCGCCATTCCCGCAGCGGACATGCGTGTGCTCATCCAGCGCAACGGCAATGTCTCGATCGACGTGACCGATGCGGTGCATCCCAGCGTGGCCGCTGCCGTGGAGCTGGCGGCACGCATTGTCGGACTGGACGTGGCGGGCGTCGACCTTGTCGCCGAAGATATCTCGGCGCCGCTCGACGGGCAGCGCGGCGCCATTGTCGAAGTGAACGCGGGGCCTGGGCTGCTCATGCATCTGAAGCCGGCCGCCGGCGAGCCTCGCCCCGTCGGCCAGGCCATCGTCGACCATCTTTTCCCTCCTGGCGACATCGGGCATATTCCCCTGGTCGGGATCACGGGAAGCAAGGGCAAGACCACCGTGGCACGCTTGCTCGCGCGCATGCTGCAGCTGAGCAACCTGCATACGGGCCTGGCATGCAGCAACGGCCTCTTTTTCGGCCGGCGACATGTGCAGAAGACGGACGGCGCCAATTGGGCGGCCGCACGCCGGGTCCTGCTGAACCGGGGCGTGCAGGCGGGGGTCATGGAAAACGGTCCGCTCAGCATTCTTGGCGAAGGCCTGGCCTACGATCGCTGCAAGGTCGGCATCGTGACCAACCTCGATCCCGAAGGGATCTTGCCGGAGTTCTACATCGACGATGCGGAGCAGTTGGCCAAGGTCCTGCGCACCCAGGTCGACGTCGTGCTTCCGGACGGAACCGCCGTGCTCAATGCCGACGATCCGCTGGTGGCGGATATGGCCGGCCTGTGCGATGGCCAAGTGATCTTCTTTGGCTCGGACGCCCGCGCGCCGGCGATTGCCGCACACCGGGTCCAGGGCGGGCGCGCCGTGTTCCTGGACGGCGGCCGCATCGTTCTGGCCGAAGGCGCGCACGAGGCCGCCCTGACGGACCTGCAGGCCATCCCCTTGACCGAAGGCGGCACGCTGGACGTCCAGAACATGAATGTCCTGGCGGCCGTCGCCGCGGCATGGGCGCTGGATGTGCACGAGGATTTGATACGGGCCGGCATAGAAACCTTCGGTCTGGAAGCGGGCGAGTCGTTCGCGGAGGCGTCCGCCCTCCTTATCGAAACGCCGGCCTGA
- the cphA gene encoding cyanophycin synthetase encodes MEVSRIRALRGPNLWCRQTVIEAIVSCTEVERIIDNVEAFENRLRARFPDIDILRTSSQEPADSMAHALAYAALRLQTAAGCQVVFSRAAPTTELGVYQVVVEYSEEAVGRLAFDLAERLCIAAMQDLPFHLTEGLLRLRDLNEDIRLGPSTGAIVQSALRRNIPYRRLTEGSLVQFGWGRRQRRIQAAETDRSGAIAESIAQDKELTKSLLAAAGVQVPEGRCANSAEDAWAAACEIGGAVVLKPRDGSQGKGVAVNIQGREQIEAAYAAASGYGSEVIVERYFPGHDFRLLVVGDKLVAAARRDPPQVIGDGERSIAELVEQINADPLRGEGHGSSLTRIRLDEIALATMAAQNYDALSVPEKGVLVTLRNNANLSTGGTATDVTDHVHPELAATAVAAAQMVGLDVCGIDLVSENVYEPLDKQGGCIVEVNAAPGLRMHLNPSFGKGRAVGDAIVDCMFPEGENGRIPLVAVAGTNGKTTTVRLIAHLIAGTGACVGMTNSDGVYIGNGRIDTGDCSGPRSARNVLLHPDVDAAVFETARGGILREGLGFDRCDVAVVTNVGTGDHLGLSFISTVEDLAIVKRVIVENVAPEGMAVLNAADPIVAAMAQNCPGSVTFFAADRNNPILATHKAQGRRTVYVEDGAIVLAEGAFEHRIGMDGIPLVRGGTIGFQVDNAMAALAAAWALGLDWAAIQAGVATFVNDAQTAPGRFNVFSYRGATLIADYGHNPDAIMALVQAVDAMPASRRSVVISGAGDRRDIDIRRQTEILGDAFDEVILYQDMCQRGREDGEVLALLRQGLVNAKRATQLQEIRGEFLAIDTALAGLREGELCLILIDQVEEALAHIAGRVSESQAGGWPCTHAASL; translated from the coding sequence ATGGAAGTTTCCCGCATACGGGCGCTGCGCGGCCCCAATTTGTGGTGCAGGCAAACCGTGATCGAAGCGATCGTCTCGTGCACCGAGGTCGAGCGCATCATCGATAACGTGGAAGCCTTTGAGAACCGGCTGCGGGCGCGTTTTCCCGACATCGACATTCTTCGCACCTCCAGCCAGGAGCCGGCCGACTCCATGGCTCATGCGCTGGCTTATGCGGCTTTGCGCCTGCAAACAGCGGCCGGCTGCCAGGTGGTTTTCAGCCGTGCCGCGCCAACGACGGAGCTGGGGGTGTACCAGGTCGTGGTCGAGTATTCCGAAGAGGCCGTGGGGCGGCTGGCCTTCGACCTGGCGGAGCGGCTTTGCATTGCCGCCATGCAGGATCTGCCCTTTCACCTGACCGAAGGCCTGCTGCGCTTGCGCGACCTGAACGAGGACATACGGCTGGGACCCAGCACCGGCGCCATCGTCCAATCGGCCCTGAGGCGCAATATTCCCTATCGCAGGCTGACCGAAGGCAGCCTGGTGCAGTTCGGCTGGGGCCGCAGGCAGCGCCGCATACAGGCGGCGGAAACGGACCGCAGCGGCGCCATCGCCGAGTCCATTGCTCAGGACAAGGAACTGACCAAGAGCCTGCTCGCGGCGGCCGGCGTGCAAGTGCCCGAAGGGCGCTGCGCCAACAGCGCGGAAGACGCCTGGGCGGCGGCGTGTGAAATCGGGGGGGCTGTGGTGCTCAAGCCGCGCGACGGCAGCCAGGGCAAGGGCGTGGCGGTCAACATCCAGGGCCGCGAACAGATCGAAGCGGCTTACGCGGCGGCGTCCGGCTACGGCTCGGAAGTGATCGTGGAGCGCTATTTTCCCGGACACGACTTTCGCCTGCTGGTGGTCGGCGACAAGCTGGTTGCGGCGGCGCGCCGCGATCCGCCGCAGGTAATCGGCGATGGCGAGCGCAGCATTGCCGAACTGGTGGAGCAGATCAACGCGGATCCGCTGCGCGGCGAAGGCCACGGCAGTTCGCTGACCAGGATAAGGCTGGACGAGATCGCGCTGGCGACGATGGCGGCGCAGAACTACGATGCCCTGTCGGTGCCGGAGAAAGGCGTGCTGGTGACCTTGCGCAATAACGCCAACCTGAGCACGGGCGGCACGGCGACCGACGTGACCGATCACGTGCATCCGGAGCTGGCGGCGACCGCCGTGGCGGCGGCCCAGATGGTGGGGCTGGACGTTTGCGGCATCGACCTGGTCAGCGAGAACGTCTATGAACCGCTGGACAAGCAGGGGGGCTGCATCGTCGAGGTGAATGCGGCGCCGGGTTTGCGCATGCACTTGAACCCCTCCTTCGGCAAGGGCCGCGCCGTGGGCGACGCCATCGTCGACTGCATGTTTCCCGAAGGCGAGAATGGCCGTATTCCCCTGGTGGCGGTGGCGGGAACCAACGGCAAGACCACCACCGTGCGCCTGATCGCGCACCTGATCGCCGGCACCGGCGCTTGCGTTGGCATGACCAACTCCGACGGGGTGTACATAGGGAACGGACGCATCGACACCGGCGATTGTAGCGGGCCGCGCAGCGCGCGCAATGTGCTGCTGCATCCGGATGTGGATGCGGCCGTGTTCGAGACGGCGCGCGGCGGCATTTTGCGCGAGGGGCTGGGATTCGATCGCTGCGACGTGGCCGTGGTGACCAATGTGGGCACGGGCGACCATCTGGGACTGAGCTTCATCAGCACAGTCGAGGACCTGGCCATCGTCAAGCGCGTGATCGTGGAAAACGTGGCGCCCGAGGGCATGGCCGTGCTGAATGCGGCGGATCCCATCGTTGCGGCCATGGCGCAGAACTGTCCGGGCTCGGTGACCTTTTTCGCCGCCGACCGGAACAACCCCATCCTGGCGACACACAAGGCGCAGGGACGGCGGACGGTATATGTCGAGGACGGCGCCATCGTCCTGGCTGAAGGCGCTTTCGAGCATCGGATAGGCATGGATGGCATTCCACTAGTGCGTGGCGGCACGATAGGCTTCCAGGTCGACAACGCCATGGCGGCGCTGGCCGCCGCCTGGGCGCTGGGGCTGGATTGGGCCGCCATCCAGGCCGGCGTCGCGACCTTTGTGAACGATGCGCAGACCGCGCCCGGCCGCTTCAACGTATTCTCGTATCGGGGCGCCACCCTTATTGCCGATTACGGCCATAATCCCGACGCCATCATGGCGCTGGTCCAGGCGGTGGACGCCATGCCGGCAAGCCGGCGCAGTGTGGTCATAAGCGGTGCCGGCGACCGGCGCGACATCGACATACGCCGCCAGACCGAGATACTGGGCGATGCCTTTGACGAGGTCATTCTTTATCAGGACATGTGCCAGCGCGGCCGCGAGGACGGCGAGGTCCTGGCCTTGCTGCGCCAGGGGCTGGTCAATGCGAAGCGCGCCACGCAGCTCCAGGAGATACGGGGCGAGTTCCTGGCCATCGATACCGCGCTGGCCGGCTTGCGCGAAGGCGAACTGTGCCTGATCCTGATCGATCAGGTCGAGGAGGCGCTGGCCCACATCGCGGGGCGGGTCTCCGAAAGCCAGGCGGGCGGCTGGCCGTGTACGCATGCAGCTTCACTGTGA
- a CDS encoding ABC transporter ATP-binding protein, with protein MSKKPDETLTAAGLPDDCGATLAPLLGPEETVLAWISTDLDAQLRFAPGMVVLTGRRLLAKGPHDADWHAWTLQTGLKLAHHDHAGVGTLELHDAQARLGIWRYTLRNNPAALLLVERFERLRKQPGTAPASSQPSDTPPSGAAQADSAPSTWALLRLWRFARPYRAPLLLGFLLTVASTAAALVAPYLTMPLMDDILIPFQNGKPIDYGLVRLYLGGLLASSALAWLLGWGRTYILAWVSERIGADLRTATYQHLQTLPLQYFGGKRTGDLISRIGSESDRICIFLSLHLLDFATDVLMILMTAAILFSINPWLAAVTLIPLPFIAWMIHIVRDRLRHGFERVDRIWSEITNVLADTIPGIRVVKAFAQEKREVARFREANNRNLAVNDRVNTLWSLFAPTVTLLTEIGLLVVWAFGIWLVAHNEITVGVLTAFLAYIGRFYLRLDSMSRIVSFTQKAAAGAKRIFDILDHVSTVPEPARPVRIEHVTGRIELRNVGFRYGNRSVMRRINLDIAPGEMIGLVGHSGSGKSTLVNLICRFYDVSQGQIRLDGADIRSLSISDYRRHIGLVLQEPFLFFGTIAENIAYGKPQATRQETIAAARAANAHEFILRLPHGYDSLVGERGQALSGGERQRISIARALLIDPPILILDEATSSVDTSTEKEIQKALDNLVRGRTTISIAHRLSTLRQADRLVVLDKGEIVEVGRHDELLARNGHYFRLYQAQEEKMNPGSVEEDWIENEERGIA; from the coding sequence ATGAGCAAGAAACCTGACGAAACCCTAACCGCCGCCGGCCTGCCGGACGACTGCGGCGCCACGCTGGCTCCTTTGCTGGGCCCCGAAGAAACCGTGCTGGCCTGGATAAGCACAGACCTGGATGCGCAATTGCGCTTCGCACCCGGCATGGTCGTGCTGACCGGCAGGCGATTGCTGGCAAAAGGCCCCCACGATGCCGACTGGCATGCCTGGACGCTGCAAACGGGCCTGAAGCTCGCGCACCATGACCATGCCGGCGTCGGCACCCTGGAATTGCACGATGCCCAGGCGCGCCTGGGCATCTGGCGCTATACCCTCAGGAACAATCCGGCCGCGTTGCTGCTGGTCGAGCGCTTCGAGCGCCTGCGCAAGCAGCCCGGAACAGCCCCGGCTTCCTCGCAGCCAAGCGATACGCCCCCGAGCGGCGCCGCCCAGGCCGATTCGGCGCCGTCCACCTGGGCCCTGCTGCGGCTCTGGCGCTTTGCCAGGCCTTATCGCGCCCCCCTGCTGCTCGGCTTCCTGCTGACGGTGGCATCGACGGCCGCGGCGCTGGTCGCGCCCTACCTGACCATGCCGCTCATGGACGACATTCTCATCCCTTTCCAGAATGGAAAGCCCATCGACTACGGCCTGGTCCGGCTCTATCTGGGCGGCCTGCTGGCCTCCTCCGCCCTTGCCTGGCTGCTGGGCTGGGGACGCACGTATATCCTGGCCTGGGTGAGCGAGCGCATCGGGGCCGACCTGCGCACCGCCACCTACCAGCATCTGCAAACGCTGCCCCTGCAGTACTTCGGCGGCAAGCGCACCGGCGACCTGATCTCCCGCATCGGTTCGGAATCCGACCGCATCTGCATCTTCCTGTCCCTGCACCTGCTGGATTTCGCCACCGACGTGCTCATGATCCTGATGACGGCGGCCATCCTGTTTTCCATCAACCCCTGGCTGGCGGCCGTCACGCTGATTCCCCTGCCCTTCATCGCCTGGATGATCCACATCGTGCGGGATCGCCTGCGCCATGGCTTCGAACGGGTGGACCGCATCTGGTCCGAAATCACCAACGTGCTGGCGGACACCATACCCGGCATACGCGTGGTCAAGGCCTTTGCCCAGGAGAAGCGCGAGGTGGCGCGCTTTCGCGAAGCCAACAACCGCAACCTGGCGGTCAACGACAGGGTCAACACCCTATGGTCGCTGTTTGCGCCCACGGTCACCCTGCTGACCGAAATCGGCCTGCTGGTCGTATGGGCTTTCGGCATCTGGCTGGTCGCGCACAACGAGATCACCGTCGGCGTGCTGACCGCCTTCCTGGCCTATATCGGGCGGTTCTATCTGCGGCTGGACTCCATGAGCCGCATCGTCTCGTTCACGCAGAAGGCCGCCGCCGGCGCCAAGCGCATCTTCGACATCCTGGATCATGTATCGACGGTTCCCGAGCCTGCCAGGCCGGTGCGCATCGAACATGTGACGGGCCGCATCGAACTGCGCAATGTAGGCTTCCGCTATGGCAACCGCTCGGTCATGCGCCGCATCAACCTGGATATCGCGCCGGGCGAGATGATAGGCCTGGTCGGCCATAGCGGTTCGGGCAAGAGCACGCTGGTCAACCTGATCTGTCGCTTCTACGACGTGTCGCAAGGGCAGATCCGCCTGGATGGCGCGGACATCCGCTCGCTGTCCATCTCCGACTACCGCCGCCACATCGGCCTGGTGCTGCAAGAGCCCTTCCTGTTTTTCGGCACCATCGCCGAGAACATTGCCTACGGCAAGCCGCAGGCGACCCGGCAGGAGACCATCGCCGCGGCCCGCGCGGCCAATGCCCATGAATTCATCCTGCGCCTGCCGCATGGCTACGATTCGCTGGTGGGCGAGCGCGGCCAGGCCCTATCGGGCGGAGAGCGCCAGCGCATCTCCATCGCGCGCGCCCTGCTCATCGATCCGCCCATCCTGATCCTGGACGAAGCCACTTCCTCGGTGGACACCAGCACCGAAAAGGAGATCCAGAAGGCGCTGGACAACCTGGTTCGCGGACGCACGACCATCTCCATCGCCCACCGGCTAAGCACCCTGCGCCAGGCGGACAGGCTGGTGGTTCTGGACAAGGGAGAGATCGTCGAAGTGGGCCGGCATGACGAGCTCCTGGCCAGGAATGGCCACTACTTCAGGCTCTACCAGGCGCAAGAGGAAAAAATGAATCCCGGCTCGGTCGAAGAGGACTGGATCGAGAACGAAGAAAGAGGCATCGCATGA